In Campylobacter sp., the DNA window TCTGGTACACGAGCTAAGCGCGCGCTAAAACCTTATTTTGCGATAGCCTGTTTGCGGCGCGTCGCTGTAAATTTTATGGAGCCGTAATTTAAAATTTCGCTCGCTCGGGTCGCTTGCTTTGCTTCCGCGCGATCTTTCCGCTGTCCATAAATTTTTAAATTTTGCACCGTTTTCATGCCGCTAAAACAGCTCGCGGAACGCAAAACTCTAAATTTTAAAATTTTGCGCCGTTTTGGCGCGGCAGTATCGCAAATTTTAAAATTTAGCCGCAGTTTGAAATTTTATGCCGAGCGGGGCTTAAAATTTTACGCGCTGTGTATGCGGTGGCGTAAAAATATCGCGTCTTGCGAGTTTAAATTTAACTCGCGCTTTAAATTTATAGCTCGCACGCCCTAAATTTAAGGATAAATTTAAAGCTCTAAGTTTAAAATTTTACCGTAGCGGGGCGGAGCGTGGAAGTGGAATTTCACATAAAAGCGGCGCCGAATTTCAGCGCGCGGAAGCAAAATTTAAAGCGCAATTCAAAGCAAAATTCTGTGCGCGAGCAAATTCCCGCAAATCAAATCATGGAGCAAAAATGAGATATATTTTCGGGCCCGTCGCCTCGCGTAGGTTCGGGCGCAGCCTCGGCATCGACCTGAGCCCGCAGCGCAAGCAGTGCAACTTCAACTGCGTCTATTGCGAGCTGGGCGCGGGCAAGCCGGTAAGCGCAATGAGCGAGCCCTGTGAGATCGGCCCGGTCATCGCCGAGCTGAAAACCGCGCTGCAAAACCACGCGGGCATTGACGTCATCACGATCACGGCAAACGGCGAGCCTACGCTACATCCGCGCTTTGCAGAGCTCGTGGGCGCGCTAAAGGCGCTGAACCTGCCGCAGAAGCTGCTTGTGCTCTCAAACGGCTCGCTCGTGCGCGAAAACAGCGCTACTTTAATGAAACTTGATATCTGCAAATTTTCACTAGATAGCGCGCTTGCGAAAAGCTTTCGCAAGGTGGACGGCCCGCACGCAGGCATTAGCGCCGAGGATATCGTAAGCGCGATCGCAGATTTCGCGCGCAAGTTTCGCGGCGAGCTTGATATCGAAATCCTAGTCGTGCGCGGGCTAAATGACACACAAGAGGACTTTGCGGCGCTGAATGCGGCTTTAGCTCGCATCAACCCGCACCGCGTAGATCTTGGCACTATAGATCGTCCGCCTGCATACCGCGTGCAGGGTGTGAGCGAGGCACAGCTGCGCTATCTGGCTACTTTCATCGAAAATCAAAACGTAAATATAATCGCCGCACCCAAATACGCAAGCGAGCGACTGAGCTTTAGCGAGGATGAGATATTGCATACTTTGGTACGTCGTCCGCAGCGCACGAGCGACGTGGAGGCGATGTTTGACGAAGCGAGCGCGCAGCTTTTAAAGCGTCTTGTGGGTGCGGGCAAAGTCGTTTTTAAAGACGGTTTTTACGAGATCGCGAAAGGCTAGGGCGTTAAATTTTAAAAGCTCTTTTGCGGTGCAGCGCAGCAAAAAGCGGTTTGCATTTTGGCGTCGTTGCAAGCGGTGCCCGCCGCATGCGAGCTAGAGAGGCGGCGCAAAGACAGCGCGTTTAAATTTAATGCCGAAGCTGCGTTGCCATAGATAGAGCGCTTGTCGCACGCGAGCTAAAGGTAGCGCAATGCTAGCTAGCGTTAAATTTAGCGCCGAGTTGCGTCGCCGCAAAGATACCGGCGCATCAGGTTTAGGAAACGATGCTGCCGCCGTGCGGTGATCTTTAATAGGCTAAACGGTGCTTAAAAGCGCCATTAAATTATGAAATTTATGCACACGGCGCAAAAATACAGACCCCAAGCGGCGCTTTTTGTGTGTCAGCGGATTATTGAAGTAAGTCGAATAATAGGATAGCAAAAGCGGGCTTGGGCTCCGCGAGAGATCGCGAAGCGCGCCTTAAATTTAGCCTGCTTGCCGCGCTTGCTTGGGTTTTTGCGTTTATTTTGGCGAATTTTAATCGCCTGCATGCCGAATACGCGCTCATTACGCGATACCTGCGTGCTCAAATATCTGCGATCGGAAGTGCATAAACGCCGTGAAATTTTATCGCATACTTCGGTTTTTATTTTAGCCTGCAGAATTTGATTGCGCCGAAATTTTAGCGCAGATCGCGCTAAAGGCTTCAACATAAATCGTCGCGGCCGATAAAATTCAATTCGCGCCGTATTGCCGTGATAAAATTCTATGGAATTTTTTGAATGCTAGCCGCAAAATTTCAAGCCGTTGCGCGCTTTGCGGCGATGCCGAAATTCTGCCGCGATATAATTTCGCAGCGAAATTTTACGCTGCTCGGATATATTTGCTAGAGAGAGCTTTAGACGATAAAATTTTACGGCGAAACTGCGGGCAAAATTCTAAATTCCAAAGTAAAATTTTGCCCGTTAAACCTACTGCGCGACTATTTCGTCGATCCAGCTAAAAAGCTCATCCAGATCGTAATCGCCGGCGTGTCCTTGTCCCCAAGGCACTGCAAAATCGACGTTTTTGCCCGCGTTTTGCAAGCTAAGAGCCAAAATAGCGGGGATCGCAAGCGCCGTATCGCGATCGCTCGCGCCGTGGCGGATGCGGTAATGCTTCGCGCCGTTTTCGTTGCGCACGAAGCTCATCGCATCCATCATCTCCACGAGCTGGACATCTGCGATTAGCACCCCTTTGGCGGGGTCATTCATCGCACTAAAATCCGTAAAATGCGCCGCGTTAAATTTAGCGCCGCCGAACAGCTCGTTTTCGGGATTTTCAAGCGCGAAGCCGTCGAATGCGGGCGGGGTCTTGGTGCGCGGCTTGGAGGTCGCGTAGCCCCAAAAGAGCATATGCGATTGCGACGCGTCGTCCTTGATCTTTGCAGCGAGGTATAGGGGCGCCTTTGCGCGCGGATTTTTCGCCGCAAAATTAGCAAACGAGGCCGATATGAGCGCGTTTATGTAATCTTTGAAGCTGCCGTCGCCGTTTTTATCCAGGCTTAGCGCGCGACCGCCCCCATCCTTTAAGCTTAGCGAGTTCAGATAGGCGGGGAATTGCGCCTTTAGCTCGTCTGAAATTTTAATCTGCGCTGCGCTTAGTTTGCCGCTTAGCATCTTGCGCGCGAGCTTTGCGGCGCTTTGATCCGCGCCTTTTTTGGAATTTTTTTCAGCGCCGCTAGAATTTTCGCCGCGCTCGTTAAATCCCGCCGCATCAAAGCCGCTAAAATCCATCTTTTCATATTCACTCTGCGCGCCGAACATCCACTCATACGCCGCGTCCGCGTGCTTTAGATTGGTGATCGGGCAGTATAGCGACGCCGCGTAAATTTTATCACTAGCCTTCGCAGCGCCCAGCTCTTGCAGATACGGCTCGTACGCGGCCTCGTCCCCGCTCGTGCCTAAAAGCGCCGAGAGCGCTCCGCCTGCGCTCGTGCCGTTTGAGATGATCTTGTTCGCGTCCCCGGGCATCGCCGCGTCGTTAAATTTCAGATACCGCACGGCCGCCTTTAGATCGACGATCGCCGCGGGCGCCTTGCCGATATAATCGCCGTTTGCGTCCTTTAGTGTGCGTCCGCGCGCTGCGGGAGCGGCTACGACGTAACCGCGCGAAAGCGCCGTAGCGATCGCGTTTGGCTTGCCGCTTTCGTCTATTTTGACCTCGCCCGCTTCGCCCGGCAAGTATCCGCCCACGCCGTTTGGCAAAAATATCGGCGCGCTCGCGGCGTCAAATTTACCGCTCTTGCGCCCCTTAAAATACTGCTGTGGGATGAAGATATTCATGCTCTGATAGTGCGTGCTTACGGGTTTTGCGACGTAGATTATGTTTTTGTAGGCGCGAAATTTTATCTTTTTGCCGCCTACTATCACGCTTTCTTGCGTAAAATTTGCGGCGTTAAATTTCAGATCTATTTGCGCGCTCTGCGCCGCAGCCTCTGCGTTTA includes these proteins:
- a CDS encoding radical SAM protein codes for the protein MRYIFGPVASRRFGRSLGIDLSPQRKQCNFNCVYCELGAGKPVSAMSEPCEIGPVIAELKTALQNHAGIDVITITANGEPTLHPRFAELVGALKALNLPQKLLVLSNGSLVRENSATLMKLDICKFSLDSALAKSFRKVDGPHAGISAEDIVSAIADFARKFRGELDIEILVVRGLNDTQEDFAALNAALARINPHRVDLGTIDRPPAYRVQGVSEAQLRYLATFIENQNVNIIAAPKYASERLSFSEDEILHTLVRRPQRTSDVEAMFDEASAQLLKRLVGAGKVVFKDGFYEIAKG
- a CDS encoding subtype B tannase, which encodes MSKKSLALGAAAILCGALSLNAEAAAQSAQIDLKFNAANFTQESVIVGGKKIKFRAYKNIIYVAKPVSTHYQSMNIFIPQQYFKGRKSGKFDAASAPIFLPNGVGGYLPGEAGEVKIDESGKPNAIATALSRGYVVAAPAARGRTLKDANGDYIGKAPAAIVDLKAAVRYLKFNDAAMPGDANKIISNGTSAGGALSALLGTSGDEAAYEPYLQELGAAKASDKIYAASLYCPITNLKHADAAYEWMFGAQSEYEKMDFSGFDAAGFNERGENSSGAEKNSKKGADQSAAKLARKMLSGKLSAAQIKISDELKAQFPAYLNSLSLKDGGGRALSLDKNGDGSFKDYINALISASFANFAAKNPRAKAPLYLAAKIKDDASQSHMLFWGYATSKPRTKTPPAFDGFALENPENELFGGAKFNAAHFTDFSAMNDPAKGVLIADVQLVEMMDAMSFVRNENGAKHYRIRHGASDRDTALAIPAILALSLQNAGKNVDFAVPWGQGHAGDYDLDELFSWIDEIVAQ